One Panicum virgatum strain AP13 chromosome 3N, P.virgatum_v5, whole genome shotgun sequence DNA segment encodes these proteins:
- the LOC120667594 gene encoding GDSL esterase/lipase At3g09930-like has protein sequence MGGAGVFEVPHKAPTLTKQIDSFKKMLDGDDIGKWLLRESVALVAIFGNDYARVANMSDESEILDFIGNVTGEIAAGVERLRKLGVTRVLVNNLHPLACTSWQTRPSNYTECMGRGNLATFFHNGDLEKKLNASSSDNVYLVDLHRAFTNIVDPSDPQDSHVAGL, from the exons ATGGGTGGCGCCGGCGTGTTCGAGGTGCCGCACAAGGCGCCGACCCTGACCAAGCAGATCGACTCCTTCAAGAAGATGCTCGACGGTGATGACATCGGGAAATGGCTGCTTCGGGAGTCGGTCGCGCTGGTGGCCATCTTCGGCAACGACTACGCGCGCGTCGCCAACATGAGCGACGAGAGCGAGATCCTCGACTTCATCGGGAACGTGACGGGCGagatcgccgccggcgtggagcGACTGCGGAAGCTGGGCGTGACCAGGGTCCTCGTCAACAACCTGCACCCACTGGCCTGCACGTCGTGGCAGACCAGGCCGTCCAACTACACCGAATGCATGGGCCGCGGCAACCTGGCCACATTTTTCCACAACGGCGACCTCGAGAAGAAGCTGAATGCTTCGAGCAGCGACAATGTCTACCTCGTCGACCTCCACCGGGCTTTCACCAACATCGTCGATCCATCTGATCCCCAGGACA GCCACGTCGCTGGTTTGTAA